Genomic DNA from Cytophagia bacterium CHB2:
ATTTCCGCATTTGAAGGGGCTAGGTGCTACTATACTCCTGTTTGTGGAGTGGGTACCAAAATGTAACTCGAAGTGTCTCACAGTGAAACACCCGTTCGATAGCGGATCATATAAGAGCTTTGAATTACATAATATGCGTTGAAAATGTGAACGGATCGTTGTAACTTATCTGCGACTTTGCATGATTTCGAAAGTGTAAGGTATTGAAAATCTGTAAAGCCGATTACGAATTGTGACAGTCTCACAAAATTGCCATTCATTTGAAAGGCAAAACGCATTTGTAATGACGCGTGGTATGGAGATTGCCAAATCGTAAGCGGCTTACCAGAAGCCTCGCTGCTCACCTGCGCGATGATGGAGTGGCGGCGATGCCAGCAAAGAGTCGCATGCGAGTGCGCCGATCAGCACAATCGTTCACGGCAAATCGGCAGTTCACTCCCCCCAACTCAATCCATATGATGTGGAATTGATCGATCGTTCGACAAGGTCGTCGAGCGGAATGATCTTGCCGGCTTTCTCACAAAGCACGGCAGAAGGAGGCCGGTAATCTCTCAAGGATGGAGATCGCCGGCGACAAACCAGCGGGTGAGAGCATCGTGACAACAGTAGACGTGAAGGAACTTGATCTGGTGGATAGCATACCACCGGACGTGGAGAGTTCGTGGGGTAAAAATTTCGGCTTCGACTATCATTATCCCCTCGTCAGTCGCAGCCCGGAAATCAAAGAAATTTTTTCGCTGATCAAGAAAGTGGCGAAAAGCAATGCCACCATTCTGATTCAAGGCGAAACCGGCACCGGCAAAGAACTCATTGCCGGCTTGATTCAGTTTATCAGCCACCGCGCTGCCAAACCTTATGTCAAGGTCAACTGCGCCGCGTTGCCGGAAAACTTGCTGGAAAGCGAGCTTTTCGGCCACGAGAAAGGCGCATTCACCGGCGCCTATCAAACGCGCATCGGCAAGTTCGAGCAATCGCACGAGGGCACGCTCTTTCTCGACGAGATCGGCGACATGCACCTTTCCACCCAGGCAAAAATCCTGCGCGTGTTGCAGGACCAAACCTTTACGCGTTTGGGCGGCAATCGCGCCATCGAAGTCGACGTGCGGGTGATCGCGGCCACCAACAAGGATCTGTGGACCGAGATCGAGATGGGCAACTTTCGCGCGGATTTGTACTACCGTTTGAATGTCGTGACGCTGCATATTCCGCCGTTGCGCAAGCGCCGCGAGGACATTCCGCTGATTGCCGAATTCTTCCGCCGCAAATTCTCCCGCGAGATTCGCAAGAAAACCCGCGGTTTCTCCGAAGAGACCATGGATTTGCTTGCCAATCACCAATGGCCGGGCAATATTCGCGAGCTGAAAAATTTGGTGGAACGCTCGGTGCTGGTTTCGGAAGAAGGGGAGGAGATCAAGCCGAAAGATTTGTCGATGGCCGGCAAGGATTACTTCGCCGCCGGCGGCAAGGATCGCCGCCGCTCAAACGACGGTGATTTGATCTCGCTGGACACGCTCAACCTCGAAGTCATCGAGAAAGAAGCGATCTTGCGCGCGCTGGAATTGCGCAACTGGGTGCAGAAAGATGCGGCGCAATTGCTGGGCATCTCGCCGCGCGCGCTGAATTACAAAATCAATTACCACAGCATCACGCATCCCACCTGGAAAAAGAATACGTGAGCTGTGACTGCGAAACGAGAAAGCCTGGCGCTGGTTGAGCGACGGGCTTTTTTTGTTTTCAGGCCAACGACATTTGCCTTGGTAGCCGGACTTCGTTCGGACGAAAACCGGCTTGCGCTGCACGACATTCCGCTTCCGGTCAAATTGCTCCAACGCTGTTTGGCGCTTCCCTGTTGCTTCTGCCTGATGAAAACCCTACTTTGGGGCTTTCAATCGCAGCAATTCCAGAGTACTGTTACATTTGTTTATATGAGCATCCTGTCATTCTGGAAGAATCTGGTGACGTTCCAGGCCTGATGCCGAGCTTTTCACAAAACCCTGCTTGGCGGAATGACACTTCAAGAAACACTCCTACAAATTTGGGTAACAGAGCACCGAGCTTGGTGATATTTGAAATGATCATTACCCGAACAGCCATTTCGCGGAAAACAAGTTGAGCTGTCATGCCCAACGCAGAAACTGACATCACGCAATTGCTTCTCGATCTGAGCGGCGGCCGTCGCGCCGCGGTGGATGCGCTCATGCCGCTGGTTTATGAAAAACTGCACGCCATGGCGCAGCGGCAACTGCGCGGTGAGCGGGCCGGCCATACGCTGAACGCCACGGCTTTGGTTCATGAAGCCTATCTCAAACTCAGCGACCAGCGGCGTGTCACCTGGCAGAACCGTGCGCATTTCTTCGCCCTCGCGGCGCAGGCCATGCGCCGTATTTTGATCAGCTACGCGCACAGCCGTCTCGCAGAAAAGCGCGGCGGCGGCCAGCCGCTGGTGACCTTCAATGAACAAGCCGGGCCCCGCGCTGCGCGCGCCGAAGAACTGGTGGCGCTGGATGAAGCGCTTTCCGAATTGGCAACCCTCAATGAGCGTCAAAGCAGGGTGGTGGAGTATCAGTTCTTTGGCGGGTTGAAACACGAAGAGATTGCCGAAGTGCTTGGCGTTTCCGTGCCCACTGTGCGGCGTGATTGGCGGCTGGCAAGGGCGTGGCTCAGCAAACAACTCAAGAATTTTGCTTGATCGGGCGAGCACAACGGCAGACCGTTTT
This window encodes:
- a CDS encoding sigma-54-dependent Fis family transcriptional regulator yields the protein MEIAGDKPAGESIVTTVDVKELDLVDSIPPDVESSWGKNFGFDYHYPLVSRSPEIKEIFSLIKKVAKSNATILIQGETGTGKELIAGLIQFISHRAAKPYVKVNCAALPENLLESELFGHEKGAFTGAYQTRIGKFEQSHEGTLFLDEIGDMHLSTQAKILRVLQDQTFTRLGGNRAIEVDVRVIAATNKDLWTEIEMGNFRADLYYRLNVVTLHIPPLRKRREDIPLIAEFFRRKFSREIRKKTRGFSEETMDLLANHQWPGNIRELKNLVERSVLVSEEGEEIKPKDLSMAGKDYFAAGGKDRRRSNDGDLISLDTLNLEVIEKEAILRALELRNWVQKDAAQLLGISPRALNYKINYHSITHPTWKKNT
- a CDS encoding sigma-70 family RNA polymerase sigma factor → MPNAETDITQLLLDLSGGRRAAVDALMPLVYEKLHAMAQRQLRGERAGHTLNATALVHEAYLKLSDQRRVTWQNRAHFFALAAQAMRRILISYAHSRLAEKRGGGQPLVTFNEQAGPRAARAEELVALDEALSELATLNERQSRVVEYQFFGGLKHEEIAEVLGVSVPTVRRDWRLARAWLSKQLKNFA